In Papaver somniferum cultivar HN1 chromosome 1, ASM357369v1, whole genome shotgun sequence, a genomic segment contains:
- the LOC113339240 gene encoding uncharacterized protein LOC113339240 produces MANVCVLFGFANALVSQGGDSGGSTPVLYISREEGVGKIDNRADRMGMRIRTEDLLLYSSTYIEDILDKSRLLSPRGLIVDSIKTMYLKGVPGSTWRIMHVNEFMSTLLRYTKSIDVPVFLIGNVTKTAGLVIDVIVNESRTLLVEIQELCTPGMPVSWNVILQRGFNMITRVLMKQACMNLQDNVTFL; encoded by the exons ATGGCAAACGTATGTGTATTATTCGGATTCGCAAATGCACTAGTGTCCCAAGGAGGTGATTCTGGTGGCTCAACTCCAGTTTTATATATCTCTCGTGAAGAGGGTGTTGGGAAAATCGATAATAGAGCGGATCGTATGGGAATGAGAATCAGAACGGAAGATTTGCTATTGTACTCGAGTACGTATATTGAGGATATACTGGACAAATCTCGATTGCTTTCTCCTCGGGGACTtattgttgattctattaaaacaATGTATTTAAAGGGAGTGCCTGGAAGTACATGGCGTATCATGCATGTAAATGAATTCATGTCTACTCTATTGAGATACACAAAAAGCATTGATGTACCTGTATTTCTGATAGGCAATGTGACCAAAACTG CTGGACTTGTTATTGATGTAATTGTTAATGAATCTCGAACTTTACTGGTTGAGATTCAGGAGTTATGCACTCCTGGAATGCCAGTTTCATGGAATGTTATCCTGCAGAGAGGATTTAACATGATCACTCGTGTTCTGATGAAGCAAGCATGTATGAATCTTCAAGACAATGTCACTTTTTTGTAA